The genomic interval TAATTTACCATTTCCTTTTTTAGTAGTTAAAACGATAATTCCATTTGCTGCTCTCGAACCGTAAATTGAAGCTGCAGCGGCATCTTTCAACACATCTACACTTTCAATATCATATGGATTTATATCATCTAAAGTCAATTCTGTTGGTAAACCGTCAATTACTAAAAGTGGACTATAACCGACTTGATTAGAAAAAGTTCCCATACCACGTAATATAGGTTTGTCAGCAGCGGAACCACTTGGGTTCTTTTGAAACATCAAACCTGCAACACGACCTTCTAATGCACTTGATAAATTGGTGTTTATGTTTTCGTTTAATGTTTTTTCATCGACTTTAGTTATGGCACCAGTAAAGTTGCTTCTTGCAATAGTTTGAAAACCAGTAACAACTACTTCTTTCATTGCAGCGACCTTATCTTCAACAACAAGTGTTAAATCTGTACGTCCGTTAATAGCAATTGATTTTTTTTCAATAGTTAATCCTGAGCAGTCTAAAATACCATTCGATGGTGCTTTTTCAAAAGAAAAACTACCATCAAAATCAGTTACTGCGGTGCGATTAGTCCCCCAAATATTCACCGATACACCAGGAAAAGGTTCATTTCTATTATTTACGACTTTTCCGCGTATATCGATTAATCCGTTTCCCCGCTCTTCATCTTTTGAATTTGAAGCAGTTACAACAATAGTTTGATTAGTAAGTGTGTATTTTAAATTTTGACTCTTAAAGACCTGATTTAAAGCTTCATTCAGGCTAGAATTCTTTAAATTAATTGTTAAAGGTTTTGAATCTTTTAGTAATTTTTGAGTGTAGAAAACCTCGTAATTCGCCTGTTTAGAAATTTCTTTTAAAACTTTTTCTAATGGTGCATCCTTAAAATTAATAGAAATGCTTTGAGCTTGTCCTGATAAACTGCACAATAACATAAACATTAAGCATAACGACAATAAATTCGTCGAAAAATTAATTTTTGGGATCTTTTTTTTAAGTTTTTTGTAAGGTTTTTTTGGTTGTAAATTTAATTTCATACATTTACATTGGTTATAGTTAAACAATAGTGGACAACTTATATTGGCTATAAACTTTTATAACAACCAGAAGCATCGCAACTGCCTCTGGTTTTTTTAGTTTATAAACTCAACATAATCGGATAAACTTAAATTTAGGGATATACAATAACTGTTTTTCCTTCAACTTTAAATTTTATATTACTAAGCTCAAGTACTTTTAATACTTCAGATAAATTTTTATTTCTAAACGTACCTCCGTTAAATCTCACATCAGAAATATCGCCTCGGTATTCAACTTTAATTCCGTACCAACGCTCTAATTGTTTCATAACAGATTTTAAATCTGCATTATCAAATTTAAATCGACCATTCTTCCAAGCAATAGCCTCTTCAGTATCAACCTCTTTTACTACTATTTTATTGAAATTATTTGATGTATTAGATTGCTGACCTGGTTTTAAAATTGTTTTTTGATTTTTGTATGAAACAGCTACACTCCCTTCTAACAAGGTTGTTTTTACAAGCGATTCGTTATTATAAGCATGCACATTAAAATGTGTCCCTAAAACTTCTATAGTTTGGTTATCCGATTTTACTAAAAAAGGTTTGCTTTTATTTTTAGCAACCTCAAAATAAGCTTCTCCTTCTAATTCAACTATTCTTTGATGGCCATTAAACTGAGTTGGATATTTAATTGATGAAACCGCATTTAAAAATACTTTAGTTCCATCTGCTAAAACAATATTATATTGCCCACCCGTTGGAGTTGAAAGCGTATTAAATGAATTGACATCTTCTTTGGAAATATCACTATTTGGGTTTATTACGTAAGTTATAACTCCATTTTCATCCATTTTAATTGTAACTTCATCTTCTTCCCCTTCTTTTGCAATAATATCTTTTGATGATATATCTGAAAGAATGATTTGTTTTCCATTAGAAAGAGTT from Flavobacterium sp. YJ01 carries:
- a CDS encoding FecR domain-containing protein, giving the protein MNESEILALLQKHQEGILSDSDKDKLDAWYLHKSLNSDKQLTAYELEDSYEHLKSKLPLKQEEKVISIWPRIAVAASITVLLGLGIFYFTISKQQEQNIQVVEKTVDIAPGGNKGILTLSNGKQIILSDISSKDIIAKEGEEDEVTIKMDENGVITYVINPNSDISKEDVNSFNTLSTPTGGQYNIVLADGTKVFLNAVSSIKYPTQFNGHQRIVELEGEAYFEVAKNKSKPFLVKSDNQTIEVLGTHFNVHAYNNESLVKTTLLEGSVAVSYKNQKTILKPGQQSNTSNNFNKIVVKEVDTEEAIAWKNGRFKFDNADLKSVMKQLERWYGIKVEYRGDISDVRFNGGTFRNKNLSEVLKVLELSNIKFKVEGKTVIVYP